A part of Palaemon carinicauda isolate YSFRI2023 chromosome 8, ASM3689809v2, whole genome shotgun sequence genomic DNA contains:
- the LOC137645404 gene encoding uncharacterized protein, with the protein MGPPTSSAGTVQPLGSGWMGPSTSSAGTVQPLGSGWMGNYGILIPPFVYVTPQVDVSVSNPPQGRSASCQGGTSYSPVTQVISAEPVSQGTSTSNPTSFTYIFSCSVNPTFSCSINPTYSFASNPTSSCSVNSTSSCSINPTYSISSNPTSSCLVNPTISFPPNPESSCSLNPTASFTPNPDSSSSLNPTAYFPPNPDSSCSLNPTASCSLNPTASCSLNPTASCSLNPTTSFPPNPDSSCSHPCSSQAITSQPAVSLPQAVPPTGPPPHEDSSANASQLPPSRPEAISLTSSSSKSVSPSSEMSPPSLPPPALSPPPSFDLLCQMSSFVPESTHTAALQASSPPPSSSEVTISPVAPNPVTSQPPRLCTNDIPNPDCCNFSFFASDYHSSSDNLASTSSSTSPSAYLSSSSVPSTRPSSACEGSYSQTSFGNGSGTEQTEQTEQTEGAMNPDTQRLEDLNSSVSNPLLDFIEELYREWQVNHVYRASD; encoded by the exons ATGGGTCCCCCCACTTCCTCTGCAGGGACTGTGCAACCCCTGGGATCTGGATGGATGGGTCCCTCCACTTCCTCTGCAGGGACTGTGCAGCCCTTGGGATCCGGATGGATGGGTAACTACGGTATCCTGATCCCGCCCTTTGTTTACGTCACGCCGCAGGTGGATGTGTCTGTTAGCAATCCTCCGCAAGGTCGAAGTGCATCTTGTCAAGGAGGGACGTCTTATTCGCCAGTGACTCAAGTCATCTCTGCTGAACCTGTTTCCCAGGGGACTTCTACTTCCAATCCAACCAGTTTTACCTATATATTCTCCTGCTCAGTTAATCCTACTTTTTCCTGCTCAATAAATCCTACTTATTCCTTCGCATCAAATCCTACCTCCTCCTGTTCAGTTAATTCTACTTCTTCCTGCTCAATAAATCCCACTTACTCCATCTCATCAAATCCTACCTCCTCCTGCTTAGTTAATCCTACTATTTCCTTCCCTCCAAATCCTGAATCCTCATGCTCATTAAATCCTACTGCTTCCTTCACACCAAATCCTGATTCCTCCAGCTCATTAAATCCTACTGCTTACTTCCCCCCAAATCCTGACTCCTCCTGCTCATTGAATCCTACTGCTTCCTGCTCATTGAATCCTACAGCTTCCTGCTCATTAAATCCTACTGCTTCCTGCTCATTAAATCCTACTACTTCCTTCCCACCAAATCCTGACTCCTCATGCTCA CATCCCTGTTCATCTCAAGCTATTACTTCACAGCCAGCTGTTTCTCTCCCTCAAGCTGTCCCTCCAACGGGACCACCCCCTCATGAGGACTCTTCTGCCAATGCCTCTCAGCTTCCCCCTTCACGCCCAGAGGCCATTTCACTAACCTCCTCGTCGTCCAAGTCTGTATCTCCTTCTTCTGAAATGTCCCCTCCTTCGCTACCTCCTCCTGCCCTTTCTCCGCCTCCCTCCTTTGACCTCCTTTGCCAAATGTCATCCTTTGTCCCTGAGTCTACCCATACTGCCGCCCTTCAAGCCTCCTCTCCTCCACCTTCTTCCTCTGAAGTCACTATCTCACCGGTAGCTCCTAACCCTGTGACGTCACAGCCACCACGTCTCTGCACTAACGATATCCCAAATCCGGACTGTTGCAACTTTTCCTTTTTCGCGTCAGACTATCACTCTTCTTCCGACAATTTGGCTTCCACTTCTTCCTCCACATCCCCTTCTGCTTATTTATCATCATCTTCTGTGCCGTCTACCCGTCCATCATCAGCCTGTGAAGGAAGCTATTCCCAAACTTCGTTTGGAAACGGGAGCGGAACAGAGCAGACAGAGCAGACCGAGCAGACAGAGGGTGCCATGAATCCAGACACTCAAAG ACTTGAAGACCTCAATTCATCGGTGTCCAATCCTCTGTTAGACTTCATCGAAGAGCTCTATAGAGAATGGCAGGTTAACCATGTGTATAGAGCCAGTGATTAA